From the Devosia sp. FJ2-5-3 genome, the window ACTTCATCGATCTTTGCTCCGGGACGGGCTTCGTTTTGTTGATGCCATACTAATCATGAGGCGGCTGAACGCAGTCTGAACGATTTCGTTCAGATTGGGAGCGGGACGTTAGTCTTTGGGTATGGCTCGCTTCTGGCCGTTTTCATCAAGGGACACGTAGACAAAGCGCGCCTCGGTGACCTTCTGTCGGTCATCGAGCCGGTTGCGGCGCACCCAGGCTTCGAGGGCGATGGTGATGGAGGTGGTGCCGACGCGATCGACCTTGGTATAGACGCACAGAATATCGCCAACCTTGACCGGCGCGATGAAGGTCATGGCTTCCACCGCGACGGTCACGACGCGACCCCTGACGCGCTCGACGGCGGCGATGGCGCCGGCCAGATCCATCTGGCTCATCACCCAGCCACCGAAAATATCCCCGGCGGGATTGGTATCGGCCGGCATGGCGATGGTGCGGATGGTGAGGGCACCATCGGGTTCGGCGGATTCGACGATCATCATGCAGGTCCTTTCACCGGCCAGCGGCCAACAGCCTCTTCCCAATGCTTGCGGCAAAGGGAGAGATAAACGGATTTTTCGATTGCAACCTGGTCGCCATCGGTGAGGACACGGCCCGACATGTCCTGGCGGACAACCATTGTCGCCTTGGCGCCGCAAGTACAGATGGTGCGGATCTCGCGCAGGATATCGGCTATCGCGAGGAGCTCCATGGAGCCGGGAAAGAGCTTGCCCTGGAAATCGGTGCGCAGGCCATAGCACATGACCGGGATCTTCAGCCGGTCGGATACGCGGGCGAGGCCCCAGACCTGGTCGCGCGTGAGGAACTGTGCCTCATCGACGAAAACGCAATCGACCTTGGATTCCTCGTCGAAGTCCCGGACCGATTGGTAGAGGTCATCGCCGGCGGAGTAGAGTTCGGCGGGCTCGGAAATGCCGATGCGAGAGGAGATGAAGCCCTCACCACCCTCCGCGTAGAGGGCGGAAGTATAGAGCAGGGGGCGCATGCCGCGTTCGCGGTAATTATAGGCGGCCTGCAACAGCAGCGTGGATTTGCCCGCATTCATCGCCGCATAGGAAAAATAGAGCTTGGCCACGAATTGATCCTGAGCGGAAGTTGGTGTTGTAAGCCAATAGCGCCTCGTGTCCCCACGATGAAGGGCCGGGGCGCGCGGATCAACAATAGATTGTGGGAGACCATGTCCAAACTTCTCATCCGCCAGGCCCGGCCGGGCGATTCCGACGCGCTCAAGATGCTGCTGGACAATTCCTGGCGGACGCATTGGGGGCCGCATGTGAACCCGGAGGGCCGCGCCCGCTATGACAGGGAAATGCCCGCCCATGGCTATGTCGAAGCTTGCCTGGGGTCATTCGTCGTGGCCGAGCGCGATGGCAGGATCGCCGGGATGTATCATCTCGACGGCGATTACCTCCATGCCATCCATGTGGCCGTCGACGATATTGGCAGCGGCGTGGGCTCGGCGCTGATGGCAGAGGCCGAGGCAGATGGCGCGGCAAGGCTCGACGTGCGGGCCTTCAATAGCCGCGCGCGGGCCTTTTACACGGCACGAGGGTGGCGCGAAACGGAGGAGCGCGACGATGTGGAAATGGGAACAAGAGTGCGCAGCATCATCATGGTGAAGGGTTAGCAAGCCGGCCGTGGAGCACAAAAGCGGGTACCACGCCATTCAGGAGCGGTTCAGGCGCGGGGGCCCACATTTGCCTGGTTCTTGTATGGAGTGCCCAATGTTTCGATTTGTTTTCGGCGTCGCCCTTGCCGCCCTTGCCAGCGTTCCGGCCATGGCCTCACCTGATGGTGTGTGGGAAATCGAAATGCGGGATTCGCGTTACAAGGTGGAAATGTGCGGAGACGGCAGCCAGTTCTGCGCCGAGCTGATCTGGCTGGGCAATGGCGCCGACAATGCCGATAACCTGCCCTATCTCAACACGATGTTGATCGACCACGCGGTCCAGACCCGTCCCAACCAGTGGAAGGGCGAACTGAATATCTATGGGCAGAAGGCTGCGGGCACCATCACCCAGGTGAGCGCGGATCAGATAACGCTGAAGGGTTGCGTAGCCTTCGTGATGTGCAAGACCTACCAGATGAATCGCTATCAGTAGGGGACTTCAGCCTAGTGGACACGCCTCTTTGTGGGGGAGTGTCGACAGTTGAGGTTTTAGCGCGGCTTTCACGTGCACTGAGCTTGCCTTGGGCTCGCCCGAGTGTCTCTAACCACATGCCAGTTGTCGCTATGGGGCTCGCGAAGTGGCCCTCGGGTTAAGCCCGAGGGAAGCCTGACGCCCGATTGAAGGATGCGGGCAATCTCACGTCAGTTCGTGGTGCGGGGGATGTGGCTGCGGCGGCGGGCCCAGAGTGGGGGCAGGGCCTCGACCAACAGGATGGCCGCGAAGATCAGCGTGGCGCCGGCATAACCGACGAGCGGCAGGCGCTCGCCGAGAATGAGCGCACCGCCCAGTGCCGCGAAGAGGCTTTCGGCCGAGAGGATGATCGCCGCATTGGCCGGGGGGACGTGTTCCTGGCCGACGGCCTGGAGGGTGAAGCCGACCGCGGTGGAGAGCACGGCGGCATAGGCGATTTCCATCCAGCCCGATGAAATGGCCGCGATGGTCGGTGCCTCAGTGCCCAGGGCGATGGCGCTTGCGGCGATGCCGGCGACCAGGAAACTGACGCAGGAGACGAAAATGGGCAGGCCGGTCATGCGGGCCACATGACCCAGCAGGATGACATGCATGGCCCAGAAGACCGCGCTGCCGACGATGAGCCAATCGCCGGAATTGAAGCTGTCGAGACCCCCGCCATTGAGGAAATAAATGCCGATGAGCGCCAACGGCACGCCGGCGAAGATGATCGGATGGGGGCGGGTGCGGAACAGCACATAGCCCAGGAGCGGGACGAAAAAGACGTAGAGACCGGTAAGGAAGCCGCCATTGGTGGCGGTGGTGGTGGCCAGACCCGCCTGCTGCAGCCAGGAGCCGAGGAAAAACACCGTGCTCATGGCGAGGATGAACAGCCAATGAGTGCGGGTGAGCGCGATGGGCCGGCGGCGGCGTTCATGAAGGGCGAGCGGCAGCACGAGCAGGCCCCCGAGCAGATAGCGCACACCGGCAAAGGTCAGCGGGCCCATGCTGTCCATGGCAGATTTCTGCGCGATGAAGGCAAAGCCCCAGAACATGGTGCAAATAAGAAGCAGGGCGGTGGCGACGGGGCGGGACATTTTCTTTGGAGGCTCTGGGGATTGCGCGATGGTGTTGAGGGTGTGGCTCCACCCCCTCCCGGCCTCCCCCTACAAGGGGGAGGTGCAGGTTTGAGCGTGTGGCTGCAACTGGCATGCATTGCCGCCTCCCGACAGGAAA encodes:
- a CDS encoding acyl-CoA thioesterase, with amino-acid sequence MIVESAEPDGALTIRTIAMPADTNPAGDIFGGWVMSQMDLAGAIAAVERVRGRVVTVAVEAMTFIAPVKVGDILCVYTKVDRVGTTSITIALEAWVRRNRLDDRQKVTEARFVYVSLDENGQKRAIPKD
- a CDS encoding thymidine kinase, with the protein product MAKLYFSYAAMNAGKSTLLLQAAYNYRERGMRPLLYTSALYAEGGEGFISSRIGISEPAELYSAGDDLYQSVRDFDEESKVDCVFVDEAQFLTRDQVWGLARVSDRLKIPVMCYGLRTDFQGKLFPGSMELLAIADILREIRTICTCGAKATMVVRQDMSGRVLTDGDQVAIEKSVYLSLCRKHWEEAVGRWPVKGPA
- a CDS encoding GNAT family N-acetyltransferase, giving the protein MSKLLIRQARPGDSDALKMLLDNSWRTHWGPHVNPEGRARYDREMPAHGYVEACLGSFVVAERDGRIAGMYHLDGDYLHAIHVAVDDIGSGVGSALMAEAEADGAARLDVRAFNSRARAFYTARGWRETEERDDVEMGTRVRSIIMVKG
- a CDS encoding DUF2147 domain-containing protein translates to MFRFVFGVALAALASVPAMASPDGVWEIEMRDSRYKVEMCGDGSQFCAELIWLGNGADNADNLPYLNTMLIDHAVQTRPNQWKGELNIYGQKAAGTITQVSADQITLKGCVAFVMCKTYQMNRYQ
- a CDS encoding DMT family transporter, translated to MSRPVATALLLICTMFWGFAFIAQKSAMDSMGPLTFAGVRYLLGGLLVLPLALHERRRRPIALTRTHWLFILAMSTVFFLGSWLQQAGLATTTATNGGFLTGLYVFFVPLLGYVLFRTRPHPIIFAGVPLALIGIYFLNGGGLDSFNSGDWLIVGSAVFWAMHVILLGHVARMTGLPIFVSCVSFLVAGIAASAIALGTEAPTIAAISSGWMEIAYAAVLSTAVGFTLQAVGQEHVPPANAAIILSAESLFAALGGALILGERLPLVGYAGATLIFAAILLVEALPPLWARRRSHIPRTTN